The sequence CATATATGTAGATAACTAAACTTTTTTTAGGAAGAGCTTTAATTTTTAAAAAATTAACGTATCTTTTCAAATTTATTAGTGTTTTATTAGTTAGAGAGGAATTATTGGTTTCTGAAAGAAAAATAAGAAGGCTTGTTGAGAGAGCAAAAAAGTATGATCCAGAAGCATTCAGTGAATTATACGAGCTGTATGTAAGAAAAATATATAGATATATACTTTTTAGAGTGGGAGACCCCCATATTGCTGAGGATTTAACTGAGAATGTTTTTTATAAAGCCTTGAAATCAATTGATGAATTTAAATTTAAAAAAGTGCCTTTTTCTTCATGGTTATTTACAATAGCAGGCAATATTTTAAAAAATTATTATAGGCACAAAGCAGTAGAAAAAAAATATCTTTCTGGAATTGACAAAGACTTACAAGTTTCAAATATAGATGTGCAATTAATATTTGAAAAAGAACTTGACAAACAAGATTTAATAAATGCAATAAATAGATTAAATACGGAACAAAGACAAGTAATAATTTTTAAATTTATTTCAGGATTAAAAAATAAGGAAGTCTCAAAGATTATGAAAAAATCTTTAGGGGCGGTGAAAGCTCTTCAATATAGAGCATTAAGAAATCTTAGTTCTTATTTAAGTAAAAAAGTGAGTTAGATGACAACGAAGATTGAGAAAATAATAGACAATTGCATAAAACTAATTTCAGAAAATAATCTGTCGCTGGAACAGTGTCTAAAAAGGTATCCAAAATTTAAAGAAGAATTGAGACCACTTTTGGAATCTTTTATAAAGGTTAAGGAATTTGAGAAAATAAACCCCTCAGCAA is a genomic window of Actinomycetota bacterium containing:
- a CDS encoding sigma-70 family RNA polymerase sigma factor; the protein is MVSERKIRRLVERAKKYDPEAFSELYELYVRKIYRYILFRVGDPHIAEDLTENVFYKALKSIDEFKFKKVPFSSWLFTIAGNILKNYYRHKAVEKKYLSGIDKDLQVSNIDVQLIFEKELDKQDLINAINRLNTEQRQVIIFKFISGLKNKEVSKIMKKSLGAVKALQYRALRNLSSYLSKKVS